GAACATCTGCTTATATCGCAGTTGCTCAAGGTGGTAAAATCAACGTTTTAGGTACAGCAAGCAGCCCGGTTATCATGACCAGCGGTTTAGCTACTAAAAATGCAGGTGACTGGGGAGGTTTAGTAATTTGTGGTAAAGCTCCGATTAACAGAGGTACTGTTACTGCACAATCAGAAGTTGCTGATTTAACTTATGGTGGTACAGTTGCTACTGATAATTCAGGTGTAATTAAATATTTAAGAGTAGAATATTCTGGAGCTGCTTTTAACACAGAAAAAGAATTCAACGGAATTTCTTTCTTCGGTGTAGGTTCCGGAACTGTAGTTGAAAATGTAGAGGTTTACCACGGTGCTGATGACGGATTCGAATTCTTCGGAGGAACTGTTAACACTTCAAACTTAGTATCTATCGGAAACGAAGACGATCAGTTTGACTGGACAGAAGGATGGAACGGAACAAACACAAACTGGTATGGTAAAATTGATTTCGGAAAAGGAAACAGAGGTATCGAAGCAGACAACTATGAGTTCAACTTTGATGCAAATCCAAACTCTAACCCTACAATCGCTAACCTTACTTTAATCGGACCTGGAAGCACTGCAGATGCTAACATCTATACCGAAAACCAGGCCTTAAAATTAAGAAGAGGAACTAAAGGAATGTTCAGCAACCTGGTTATAAAAGATTTCAAAGTTGGTTTCGATGTAGAGCACGATCAAACTATCGCTTACGTTGCTAACGGTACTTTAAAAGCTACTAACGTTAAATTCGACGGAATCGGAACAAACTCAAAAGGTAAGAAAACGGATGCTTCAAGTGCAGATGTAAGTGCTGTATTTACAACTTCAACTACTGCAACAGGAGCTGGAAACGGAACAGCAGCACCAAGCTGGGCAACAGGATGGGCTATCGGTTTCTAATCCACATAAAAAATAATCTTTTTCAGAAAAATATCTCTCTTTTTTAAGAGGGATATTTTTTTTGGCATAAATTTTGAACTTTTTTTGTATCTTTATACAATATTTGTACACATGAAGAAAAATTACTTTTATATTATCCTATTCTCCCTCTTTTTGTTTTCTGTAACCGCGATGGCACAGGAATCAAAAGGTTCTTCTGGTACTACAATTGAAGGGTTAAACATTTATCCCAATCCAACAAACGGAGACAAGATTTACATCACTTCCCGGTCTTCACAGGACAAAGAAGTTGAAATTTTTGATGTATTGGGAAAACGTATTTTGCAGGCCACTCTTAATTCCAAAGAGTTAAACATTGCCAATTTAAATGCCGGCGTTTATATCATAAAAATCAAAGAAGGTGAAGCTTCCGCAACAAGAAAGCTTATTATCAGATAATTAACACAACAAAATTTACAATAATTAACCATAATTTTACATTAAAAGTTTTCATAACTAATGAATACTTATTAACTTTGTTGTCCACTTTTTAAAAAACAATTCAAAACATGAAAAAACTTTACATTTTATCTTTAGCGCTTTTTACATCGGCAGCTTCATTTGCACAGTTTGTATATGAGCCATTCAATTTCACAGGAGTAGCTGCTACTGCTACTAACGGATGGACTACTCATGGTGGTACTACTGGACAAATCACTACAACTTCCGGAAGTTTATCTTACACAGGATTATTAGCTTCAACAGGAAACCGTGTTTCCATCGTTGCAGGAAATAATGAAGATATCAACAAAGCTACAACCTCTGCTATTACTGGTGCTGCTTATTACTCAACAATCATCAGAGTACAAAACACAACATCATTACACCTTAACAGTGCAGCAGGAGATTATTTCTTTTCAGCTACTTCAGTAGCTTCTGCTACAACAACAGCTTTCCAAGGAAGATTATACATCCGTCAGGGTTCAGCTGCTAACACTGTAAATCTTGGTGTATTAAACAATAGTGGTGGTACTGCTGCCCCTACATTTGCCGCAACAGATTACCCTGTTAACACATCATTATTCATCGTTATTAAATATGACATCGCATCTAACACTGCAAGTCTATGGGTAAACCCGGTTCCAGGAGCTGCTGAGCCTGCTGCTACAGTAACTAATGCTACAGGAACTACAGCTGCACCAACAAACATCAATGGTTTAGTTATCAGACAAGGTGGAAACGCTACTAACGGTACTGGAAATGTTGAATTAGACGAAATGAGAATCGGTACTACCTGGGCTCAAGTTACTCCTCAAGCTACTGCCAGCTTAACTGACAACGCTATCGCTGGATTAAAAGTATACCCTAACCCGGTTTCCGGAAATAACTTCTATATCTCTTCTGACGCTACTGCTGTAAAATCAGTTGCAGTTTATGATGTATTAGGAAAACAAGTAATCAACACTAAAGTTGAGAACGAAGCAGCAATCAACGTTTCTAACTTAAACGCTGGTGTTTATATCGTTAAAATCACTGAAGAAGGAAAAACGGCAACTAGAAAATTAGTTATCAAATAATTTCTTCAAACAAGATATTCTTAAAGCGCTGACAATGTCAGCGCTTTTTTTATTTCTGTACAATCTTCAAAAAACCGCTAAAATTTAAACATAGCTTTACATTATCGTCATTAAAAACAAATTTTCATACGGTATCTTTCCATAAAAATACCATGAAGAAAATCTACTTCGCTTTATTCAGCATCGCAACAGCACTAACGGGCAGTGCTCAGACGAATTTAATTCCAAATGGGGATTTTGAAAATTGGACAAACAACACGACTCCAACGAATTTTACACCGGTAAATACCGAAACGTTTTCTGCAAACAATTTTATAGCAAAAGAAACCGGCATTAAAAAAAATGGCCTGTCTGCCGTAAAACATCAATCGCAGGACGATACCCAAACCGTAAGCCCTAACAATCTGATCCCGGTTATTGCCGGAAACAACTATACCATCTCCTATTGGCTTCTTGATAACGATACCAAAGCACGTTCCCGTGCCTGGCATTCCTGGGTGAGCATCTCCAATGGTGTAGAAATGGAACTTACAGACAACAGAGACGTTTTGCATCCTACCTCCTATTCCAGCAACAACGCACAATGGGTACAGATCAGTTTTACCCTGACCGCACCGGCTAACGCCACACATTTCAGATTTCAGGCAAGAACCTACAGACAGTCGGCAACAAATGTTGGCGGATATATTTATTATGACGATTTCTCCATCGTAAACAACACTCCAATGGGAACAGCCGATCACACTATTGAAGGACTGAAAATATATCCCAATCCGGCTTCAGCCAATGACAACCTGTTTATCACTTCCGATTCCGGCGCTGCAAAATCCATTCTTATGTATGACATCCTGGGCAAAGAAGTTAAAAACACCACTACCGACAACAACAGCCCGGTTAACCTTTCCCAATTAAACAGCGGCGTTTATTTGCTTAAAGTCACTGAAGAAGGAAAAACGGCGACCAAAAAATTAATCATCAAATAGCCTTCCATAATCCTTAACCTTGCAAAGCATCAATTTCTATTGGTGCTTTTTTATTTTGTATTTTTGCCAAAAAGAATTTCCCTTGATCTCAACATCCGATATATTTCAAATTGCATCCAAAAAAGAATTTGAGAAAACAACGCTCAAAGTTTTTCGCCATCAATATGATAACAATAGTGTTTATCAGGATTTTTGTAATCTTTTAAAAAAGGACAAAACCAACGTCAAAAGCATTCAAGACATTCCGTTTTTACCCATACAGTTTTTTAAAAGTCATGATGTATTAAGTTCAACCGAACCCATACAGACCACGTTTACCAGCAGCGGAACAACCGGCATGAGTACCAGCCGCCACCTGATAACCGACTTACAGTACTATGAAGAAAGTTTCCGGCTGGGATTTTCCCAATTTTACGGCAACATTGAAGATTATGTTGTTTTAGCCCTGTTACCATCCTATCTGGAACGGGAAGGCTCTTCATTAATCTATATGGTAGAAGATTTAATACAGGCCTCCAATCAACCTGACAGCGGCTTCTATTTAAACAATTACAACGAGCTGATTGAAAAACTGGTTACTCTGGACAGGCAGGGACAGAATGTCATCCTGATAGGGGTTACCTATGCTTTACTGGATTTAATTGAAATGCAGGATTTCAGCCTGAAAAACACCATTATCATGGAAACCGGAGGCATGAAAGGGCGCCGTAAAGAAATCATCCGGGAAGAGCTGCACGATATCCTATGCAAAGGATTCGGCGTGTCAAAGATCCATTCCGAATATGGTATGACCGAATTATTATCGCAGGCATATTCTTTAGGCGATGGTGTTTTTGAATGCCCGCCGTGGATGGATATCCTGATCCGCGATACCGAAGACGCCTTATCGTATATTACCTACGGAAAAACCGGCGGCATTAACGTCATTGACCTCGCAAACATCAATTCCTGCTCCTTTATCGCCACCCAGGATTTAGGAAAAAAATACACCAACCAGTCCTTCGAAGTATTGGGCCGTTTTGACAATTCCGATATCCGCGGATGCAATCTGATGGTTTTATAAAATAAAAAAGGGAGCTTAAAGCTCCCTTTTCATTATATTGCTCTGATAACAAAATAATTCTTTTTACCTCTTTGCAGCAAAACGAATTGCCCGTTAATCAGATCCGTATCGGATATGGAATAATCCTCTCCTACTTTTTCCTTATTAACCGCGATCGAGTTCTCTTTCAAAGCTCTCCTTGCTTCTCCGTTAGAAGACAGGAATCCCGATTTACCGGCTAAAGCATCAACAATCCCTAAACCGGATGCAATCTCCGCTTTAGCAATCTCCGCTTGCGGCACACCATCAAAAACATCTAAAAATGTTTTCTCATCCAATTGTCTTAAATCCTCTGAAGTTGAATTTCCAAACAAAATATTCGACGCTTTAATCGCATTATCCAGATCTTCTTTTGAATGCACCATAATTGTGATCTCTTCCGCCAAACGCTTCTGTAAGATTCTTAAATGCGGCTCTTTTCGGTGTTCTTCCGTTAAGGTTTCAATTTCTTCTTTCGATAAAAACGTAAAGATCTTGATATATTTTTCAGCATCTAAATCGGATGTATTCAACCAGTACTGGTAGAATTTGTATGGCGATGTTCTGGCAGCATCAAGCCAGATGTTACCACCTTCTGATTTTCCGAATTTAGTACCGTCTGCTTTTGTAATCAACGGACAGGTTAACGCATAGGCTTTTCCGCTTTCTTTTCTGCGAACCAGTTCCGTTCCGGTAGTAATATTACCCCATTGGTCACTACCTCCCATTTGTAAGGTGCAGTTTTTCGCTTTGAATAAATGTAAGAAATCATACCCCTGAACCAATTGGTAAGTAAACTCGGTAAAAGACATTCCTTCTGCCGATTCTGACGAAAGACGTTTTTTAACGGAATCTTTAGCCATCATATAGTTCACCGTAATATGCTTCCCTACATCACGAATAAAGTCCAAAAACGTGAACTCCTTCATCCAGTCATAGTTATTTACCAGTTCCGCAGCATTGGGAGCATCGGAAGTAAAATCAAGAAAACGGGACAGCTGTCCTTTTATCGCATACTGATTGTGACGCAGCGTTGCTTCGTCCAGTAAATTTCTTTCGTTTGATTTTCCGGACGGATCGCCAATCATTCCGGTTGCACCGCCCACTAAAGCCAAAGGCTTGTGACCGCTCAACTGGAAATGCTTCAGCATCATTACGCCTACCAAATGTCCTATATGCAATGAATCCGCTGTTGGGTCAATACCCACATACGCCACACGCATCTGCTCCAACAAATGTTCTTCCGTGCCTGGCATAACGTCGTGGAGCATTCCTCTCCAAGTCACTTCTTCAATAAAATTCTTCATTTTTAATCAATTTGCACAAAGATAATCGAATTAAACTATTTGATGAAGTATCCTTTTTGACAATTTTGTATTTTTTAATATAATTCCTACTTCCATAAGCTGCTATAATTACTACATTTGTAACTATGATATTAGTAACAGGCGGAACCGGATTAGTAGGCGCATATCTTCTTCTGGACTTACTTCAGAAAGGAGAGGCCGTTCGGGCTATTTACCGTTCGCATTCCAATATCCAAAACACCAAAAAGCTTTTTGAAAAACACCGGCAAACGGCCCTGTTTGAAAAAATAGACTGGTTTGAAGCCGATATTACCGATATTCCCCGTTTAAGCAAAGCTTTTAAAGACGTGGAATATGTGTACCATTGTGCCGCGTTAATTTCTTTTGATCCGGACGACGAAGAATTGCTTCGCAAAACCAATATTGAAGGCACTGCCAATGTTGTCAATTGTGCACTGGATTTCAAAGTCAGAAAACTCTGCTATGTAAGCTCTATCGCTGCTTTAGGCGACACTAAAGAAGGCGAAACACTCATTACCGAAGAAACAGACTGGAACCCCGAAAAACTCCACGGTGATTATGCCATTACAAAGTTTGGCGCCGAAATGGAAGTATGGCGTGCCGCTCAGGAAGGTTTAAAAGTAATTGTTGTTAATCCCGGAATCATTTTCGGAAGCGGCTTCTGGAATAACGGCAGCGGCCAGATTTTTAAAAAAATTGCCGGCGGATTCCCATTCTACTCAAAAGGCGTAACCGGAATTATAGCTATTGAAGATGTTATCCGCATCATGACCACCTTAATGAACAGTGATCTTACCGGAAACCGTTATACGCTTGTCGCAGAAAATCTTTCTTTGGAAAAAATATTGTTTACCATCGCCGACGGCATGGGTAAAAAAAGACCTGCCATTTATGCCGGTCCGCTGCTCACAGCGATAGTCTGGCGACTGGACTGGTTGTTTTCCAAACTATTGTTCCGTAGCAGAAGTTTCACGAAAGCTACATCAAAATCCTCCCATTCACAGGAAATTTACAGCAATAAAAAAATAGCTCAGGAACTGAACTATTCTTTTACCTCCATGGAGGAATATCTTTTAAATCTAGGGAAAGAATATACTAATTAGCTGCATCCGTAGGCGGAACACCTGTAGTTTTCTCGATTTCTGCGCCTACCGCTTTTCGCTGCTCATCCAATCTTTCAATCACCTTGTTATACAGTCTTTTATATCCTTCCACATCGGACGCATAGTACTTATTACTGGCTTCAATTATTTTAGCATTGACTTTATACTTATTAAAGATATAATCATCCAGCTTTAGATTATTCGAGGAAATCCGCAGCGGATCATAGCCGTCAACAGCCTGATATATCGCAATATCCGATAAAATTTCGACCATAGTATCTTCCGGAATAAGATTCACGGGTTTTTTCATGACCTGTTGCTCACAGGCAGTAACCACACATAGCAATCCGATAAGAAAAAGAAGTTTTTTCATAATTTTATCTATCAAATAATAAACGCTCTCCGCAACGAATATCTTTAATCTTCGAATTTACATAAACTAACTGTCCGTTTACCAACGTATGGGTAATTCGTGATTTAAAATTCGAACCTTCAAAAGGCGACCATCCGCATTTGTACAGAATATTTTCTTTTTTCACGCTCCATGGAAGTCCCGGATTCACAATAGCCAGATCGGCATAATATCCTTCTCTGATAAAACCTCTTTTTTCGATTTTAAAGATTTTAGCCGGATTGTGTGCCATTTTCTCCACGATTTTCTCCACGGAAATTTTCCCCTGATGAAACGCTTCAAACATCGCCACAACTGCATGCTGAACCAATGGTCCGCCGGAAGGGGCGCTGGTATACGGATTTTTCTTTTCTTCCAATGTATGCGGCGCGTGATCTGTTGCAATCACATCGATTCTGTCATCCAATAAGGCTTTCCACAATTCATCCCTGTCCTTTTCCGTTTTTACGGCCGGATTCCATTTTATAAATGTCCCTTTCTTTTCATAATCGGCATCGGTAAACCAAAGATGGTGCACACAAACTTCTGCGGTGATCTTCTTCTCTTCCAATGGGATTTTATTGGTAAACAATTCCGTTTCCTTAGCGGTAGAAACATGGAAAATGTGCAAACGGGCCCCGGTTTTCTTCGCCAGCTCAATCGCTTTCGAAGAAGAAAGGTAGCACGCCTCTTCACTTCTTATTAAATGGTGGAATTTCATCGGGATATCATCTCCGTATTCCTCTTTGTATTTTTCAAGATTCGCCTTGATTGTCCCTTCATCTTCACAGTGAACGGCAATCAGCATGGGCGTACTGGAAAAAATCTTTTCCAGAACTTCTTCATTATCCACAAGCATGTTTCCGGTTGACGAACCTAAAAACAATTTTATCCCGGCAACATTTTTCGGATTGGTTTTTAAAACTTCTTCCAGATTGTCGTTTGTTCCGCCCATCATAAACGAATAATTCGCATAGGATGTTTCGGCTGCAATCTGGTATTTTTGTTCCAATAATTCCTGCGTTACCGCATTCGGAACCGTATTGGGCTGTTCGATAAAGGAAGTGATTCCTCCGGCAACAGCAGCTTTCGATTCGGAAGCAATATCGCCTTTATGCGTTAATCCCGGTTCCCGAAAATGCACCTGATCGTCGATTGCACCCGGAATAAGATAATTTCCTTCGGCATCAATAATTTTACAATCAGAAGATTTAGGGCTTATACTTTCTGCGATTTCCTTGATAATTTGTCCTTCTATCAATACATCACCTTCAAAAATAACGCCTTCATTTACAATCTTCGCATTTTTTATTAATATCTTGTTCATTGTGAATCTTATCTCTTATAATCGGTTTATCATTTTTTTCAATCGCAATGTAATCACTCCGAATATTGCTTCTTTTATAATCGCATTACTCATTTTTGACTGTCCTTTTGTCCGGTCCGTAAAAATAATCGGCACTTCAACAATCTTCAGTTTTTTGACGAAAGTCCGGTATTTCATTTCAATCTGAAAAGCATACCCGACAAACTTAATTTTATCCAGGTTGATCTGCTCCAGAACCTGTTTTTTGTAACAGATAAAACCGGCGGTAGCATCATGAATTTTCATTCCGGTAATGATATCCACATAAACAGAAGCAAAATAGGACATCAAAACACGGTTTAGCGGCCAGTTAACCACATTCACACCGGTTATATACCGCGATCCTATTGCCATATCCGCACCGGCAGCACAAGCCTCATACAAACGCTTTAAATCTTTAGGATTATGGGAGAAATCGGCATCCATTTCAAAAATGTATTCGTATCCTCTGTCCAGAGCCCATTTAAAACCGTGTACATAAGCCGTTCCCAGCCCCGATTTTTTGAGCCGGTTTTCCAGATGCAGCAAACCCGGGTATTCCGATTGCAATTCGGCAACCTTACGGGCCGTTCCGTCCGGAGAATTATCATCAACCACAAGTATATGAAACGGGACATCCAATTCGAAAACAGCTCTCACGATGTTTTCTATATTTTCAATCTCGTTATATGTTGGAATGACAACTACTCCTAAACTCATTTTTACTTAAATTTGCCTGCAAAAATAAACTATTTCTGATGGTTGTTTCATAATAAAAGTATAATAAAAATATTCCGTTTAAAAATTAGTACTTTTACAGACGATATGATGGATTTAATATTTAACGAGAGAGTAGTTGAAAACAAAGACTGGGCAACAATTTTATTTGTTGTTTGCTTTGCTTTACTTGCAATTAATAAGGCCGTTTTTGAAGTTCGTTTTAACGAGTTCATCCGGCTCGGTATTTCCGATAAATACATAAAGATTTATAAGGACAGCGGCAACATGCAAAGCTGGTTCACGATCTCTATGTTTTTTGTCCAGCTGATTTCCTTTGCTTTTCTCATCCAGATTATCCTGAGCTATTACGGCCATACCACCAAAACCAACTGGATTTCCTACATACAGATTGTAACGCTTCTGGGCGTATTTATCCTTTCCAAATACCTGATTGAAAAGATCATCGCGACATCATTTAACATTGAGGAGTTCAACGAGCAATTTAATTTACAAAAAGTTAACTATCGAACCTACATCGGTTTACTCATTTTACCCATCAATTTATTCCTCTTTTACAACAATTTCCCATCAAAAAAACTAATATTAGGCGTTATTTCTATTATTTTAATAATAAACATAACAACTTATGTGTTTACATTGAAAATTTATCAAAATTTAATACTGGGCAAGCTGTTCTATTTTATTTTGTATCTTTGCACACTTGAAATAGCCCCCTATTATTTCATGTATTATTGGTTTACGAAAAGTTAGAGCATTACAATTATTTTAATATGAAAGTGAAAACAATCTTGGTCTCTCAACCAGAACCTAAAGTAGAAAATTCACCATACTTTGAGCTTCAACAGAAGCTGAAAATTAAAGTCGACTTTAGACCATTTATTCACGTAGAGGGCGTTCCTGCCAAAGAGGTTAGACAGCAAAAAATTGATTTAAACAATTATTCTGCCATCATTCTTACGAGTAAAAATTCGGTCGATCACTTTTTCAGAGTAGCGGAAGAAATGCGCTATAAGGTTCCGGAAGATTTAAAATATTTCTGCCAATCTGAAGCTATCGCTTTCTATCTGCAAAAATATGTAGTTTACAGAAAACGTAAAATTTATGTTGGTCAAAAAGACTTTGTTGATTTATCACCATTAATCAAAAAGTATAAAGACGAAAAATTCCTGTTACCGTCTTCCGATCAATTGAATGCTGATATCCCACAAACGCTGAACAGCTTAAAAGTTGACTGGATACCAGGAACATTCTACAGAACTGTAATGAGCGATTTATCGGACTTAAAAGACGTATATTACGATGTTTTAGCGTTCTTTAGTCCAACGGGAATTAAATCATTATTTAAAAACTTCCCGGACTTCCAGCAAAACAACACCCGGATTGCTGTTTTTGGAAGCACCACCCAAAAAGAAGCCCTGGAACACGGCCTACGGGTAGACATCATGGCTCCGACACCGGAAACACCATCGATGACCATGGCTTTAGAAAAATACATTGTTAAAGCCAACAAAGAATCAAAAGAGAAATAAACCTCAAATAAAAAAGCCTCCCAAATGGGAGGCTTTTTCTTTTTAAACTCTCAAAAAAACAAAATCGAATATAATTTACATTACCCGATAATTATCTTAAACACACACTGTATCACCAAGTGCAATCAGTGCGTTAATTGCTTTATCTCCTTTTTCGCCTGTAAAAATCTTGGCTAAGGTTAACAGTATTCTGGCTACAGGCCACCACGAACACCATTTCGACTGAAACCGCTCCACATTCGGAGTATCAAAATCACCCGATTTTCCGTTTGGAAAAATCCCGCCTACCGTATAATCCGATTCAATATGCTTGGCAATATCTCTTGCGTTTCTCATGCTTAACGAGTTCGCTTTTAATAATTCCAATTCACTTGCAGACAGTTTCATATACTTTATTTATATATTTTTTTTTAAAATGTATCCTTTTTATTCAAAAGCGAAATATTTTAATAGTTAACTGAATTTCAACACTATAGCCCCCTAAAATATTTATTCTTCAGCTAACTATTAAAATAAAATCTGTCTTTTTTAAAATCATTCTAATTTATAACAAAAACCAAAACAAATATTACGGTTTTTTTACATTTATGTTACGGATTCAATAAATAGTTAACATAACAAAAAACTAATTTTCAGATAACATCAGCGCATAAAAAAAAGCCATTCAAACGAATGGCTTTCAAAATATTATTGCAAATTTAATTATAACTGCGGACCCGCTTTAACTAAATTTTGTCCTTCTTCATTATCGGTATACTGAACAAAGTTTTTAACAAACAACTTCCCTAAGTCCGTCGCTTTGTTTGTCCATTCTGTAGCATCAGCATACGTATTTCTCGGATCAAGAATTTCGGTATTTACACCTTCCAGAGCTTTAGGAACTTCCAGGTTAAAGATCGGAACAATCTGCGTTTCGGCTGTTTCAATAGAACCGTCAAGGATTCTGTCGATGATTGCACGGGTATCTTTAATAGAAATACGTTTTCCGGTTCCGTTCCATCCTGTATTTACCATATAGGCTGTAGCGTTGTGCTCTTCCATCTTTTTAACCAGCTCTTCTCCGTATTTTGTCGGGTGCAAACATAAGAATGCTTTTCCGAAACAAGCAGAAAATGTAGGTTCCGGCTGTGTTACACCACGCTCAGTACCTGCTAATTTAGCGGTAAACCCGGATAGGAAGAAATATTTCGTTTGTTCCGGAGTCAGTTTTGATACCGGTGGCATTACTCCGAAAGCATCTGCTGTTAAGAAAATAACTTTTGAAGCATGACCAGCTTTAGAAACCGGTTTTACAATATTGTCAATATGATAAATCGGGTAAGAAACACGTGTGTTTTGTGTTACAGAACCATCTTTAAAGTCGATTGTTCCGTCGGCAGCAACCGTTACGTTTTCCAATAACGCATCTTTACGGATGGCATTGAAAATATCCGGCTCGTTTTCTTTACTTAAGTCAATTGTTTTAGCATAACAACCGCCTTCAAAATTGAAAACACCTTCATTGTCCCATCCGTGCTCATCGTCACCGATTAATTCACGTTTAGGATCTGTTGATAACGTTGTTTTTCCTGTTCCGGATAATCCGAAGAAAACCGCAACATCACCATCTTTACCTTTATTAGCAGAACAGTGCATCGAAGCAATTCCCTGTAATGGTAAATAGTAGTTC
This region of Flavobacterium inviolabile genomic DNA includes:
- a CDS encoding T9SS type A sorting domain-containing protein, whose translation is MKKNYFYIILFSLFLFSVTAMAQESKGSSGTTIEGLNIYPNPTNGDKIYITSRSSQDKEVEIFDVLGKRILQATLNSKELNIANLNAGVYIIKIKEGEASATRKLIIR
- a CDS encoding T9SS type A sorting domain-containing protein, giving the protein MKKLYILSLALFTSAASFAQFVYEPFNFTGVAATATNGWTTHGGTTGQITTTSGSLSYTGLLASTGNRVSIVAGNNEDINKATTSAITGAAYYSTIIRVQNTTSLHLNSAAGDYFFSATSVASATTTAFQGRLYIRQGSAANTVNLGVLNNSGGTAAPTFAATDYPVNTSLFIVIKYDIASNTASLWVNPVPGAAEPAATVTNATGTTAAPTNINGLVIRQGGNATNGTGNVELDEMRIGTTWAQVTPQATASLTDNAIAGLKVYPNPVSGNNFYISSDATAVKSVAVYDVLGKQVINTKVENEAAINVSNLNAGVYIVKITEEGKTATRKLVIK
- a CDS encoding T9SS type A sorting domain-containing protein, translating into MKKIYFALFSIATALTGSAQTNLIPNGDFENWTNNTTPTNFTPVNTETFSANNFIAKETGIKKNGLSAVKHQSQDDTQTVSPNNLIPVIAGNNYTISYWLLDNDTKARSRAWHSWVSISNGVEMELTDNRDVLHPTSYSSNNAQWVQISFTLTAPANATHFRFQARTYRQSATNVGGYIYYDDFSIVNNTPMGTADHTIEGLKIYPNPASANDNLFITSDSGAAKSILMYDILGKEVKNTTTDNNSPVNLSQLNSGVYLLKVTEEGKTATKKLIIK
- a CDS encoding LuxE/PaaK family acyltransferase, with the translated sequence MISTSDIFQIASKKEFEKTTLKVFRHQYDNNSVYQDFCNLLKKDKTNVKSIQDIPFLPIQFFKSHDVLSSTEPIQTTFTSSGTTGMSTSRHLITDLQYYEESFRLGFSQFYGNIEDYVVLALLPSYLEREGSSLIYMVEDLIQASNQPDSGFYLNNYNELIEKLVTLDRQGQNVILIGVTYALLDLIEMQDFSLKNTIIMETGGMKGRRKEIIREELHDILCKGFGVSKIHSEYGMTELLSQAYSLGDGVFECPPWMDILIRDTEDALSYITYGKTGGINVIDLANINSCSFIATQDLGKKYTNQSFEVLGRFDNSDIRGCNLMVL
- the tyrS gene encoding tyrosine--tRNA ligase; translated protein: MKNFIEEVTWRGMLHDVMPGTEEHLLEQMRVAYVGIDPTADSLHIGHLVGVMMLKHFQLSGHKPLALVGGATGMIGDPSGKSNERNLLDEATLRHNQYAIKGQLSRFLDFTSDAPNAAELVNNYDWMKEFTFLDFIRDVGKHITVNYMMAKDSVKKRLSSESAEGMSFTEFTYQLVQGYDFLHLFKAKNCTLQMGGSDQWGNITTGTELVRRKESGKAYALTCPLITKADGTKFGKSEGGNIWLDAARTSPYKFYQYWLNTSDLDAEKYIKIFTFLSKEEIETLTEEHRKEPHLRILQKRLAEEITIMVHSKEDLDNAIKASNILFGNSTSEDLRQLDEKTFLDVFDGVPQAEIAKAEIASGLGIVDALAGKSGFLSSNGEARRALKENSIAVNKEKVGEDYSISDTDLINGQFVLLQRGKKNYFVIRAI
- a CDS encoding NAD-dependent epimerase/dehydratase family protein codes for the protein MILVTGGTGLVGAYLLLDLLQKGEAVRAIYRSHSNIQNTKKLFEKHRQTALFEKIDWFEADITDIPRLSKAFKDVEYVYHCAALISFDPDDEELLRKTNIEGTANVVNCALDFKVRKLCYVSSIAALGDTKEGETLITEETDWNPEKLHGDYAITKFGAEMEVWRAAQEGLKVIVVNPGIIFGSGFWNNGSGQIFKKIAGGFPFYSKGVTGIIAIEDVIRIMTTLMNSDLTGNRYTLVAENLSLEKILFTIADGMGKKRPAIYAGPLLTAIVWRLDWLFSKLLFRSRSFTKATSKSSHSQEIYSNKKIAQELNYSFTSMEEYLLNLGKEYTN
- a CDS encoding DUF4296 domain-containing protein, giving the protein MKKLLFLIGLLCVVTACEQQVMKKPVNLIPEDTMVEILSDIAIYQAVDGYDPLRISSNNLKLDDYIFNKYKVNAKIIEASNKYYASDVEGYKRLYNKVIERLDEQRKAVGAEIEKTTGVPPTDAAN
- a CDS encoding dihydroorotase, whose product is MNKILIKNAKIVNEGVIFEGDVLIEGQIIKEIAESISPKSSDCKIIDAEGNYLIPGAIDDQVHFREPGLTHKGDIASESKAAVAGGITSFIEQPNTVPNAVTQELLEQKYQIAAETSYANYSFMMGGTNDNLEEVLKTNPKNVAGIKLFLGSSTGNMLVDNEEVLEKIFSSTPMLIAVHCEDEGTIKANLEKYKEEYGDDIPMKFHHLIRSEEACYLSSSKAIELAKKTGARLHIFHVSTAKETELFTNKIPLEEKKITAEVCVHHLWFTDADYEKKGTFIKWNPAVKTEKDRDELWKALLDDRIDVIATDHAPHTLEEKKNPYTSAPSGGPLVQHAVVAMFEAFHQGKISVEKIVEKMAHNPAKIFKIEKRGFIREGYYADLAIVNPGLPWSVKKENILYKCGWSPFEGSNFKSRITHTLVNGQLVYVNSKIKDIRCGERLLFDR
- a CDS encoding polyprenol monophosphomannose synthase, whose translation is MSLGVVVIPTYNEIENIENIVRAVFELDVPFHILVVDDNSPDGTARKVAELQSEYPGLLHLENRLKKSGLGTAYVHGFKWALDRGYEYIFEMDADFSHNPKDLKRLYEACAAGADMAIGSRYITGVNVVNWPLNRVLMSYFASVYVDIITGMKIHDATAGFICYKKQVLEQINLDKIKFVGYAFQIEMKYRTFVKKLKIVEVPIIFTDRTKGQSKMSNAIIKEAIFGVITLRLKKMINRL